Proteins encoded together in one Acholeplasma hippikon window:
- the rlmB gene encoding 23S rRNA (guanosine(2251)-2'-O)-methyltransferase RlmB yields MIIYGKNVIREAVLNKRPIYKMHVDEKSTDTKFINFLEQNNVKFVKTNKGELNNLTNNGVHNGVVADVKPYEYVSLESALDESKVQKFLMLDEIQDPHNLGAILRSVEATKFDGVIVSKSNQVELTGAVAKTSSGAIEHVKMILVSNLYQTILKMQEKGFIAIGTAGEAKHSYTEIPKDKPLVIIMGNEAEGLRPLIKKGCDMLVSIPMFGKVNSLNVSVATALMLYQTI; encoded by the coding sequence ATGATTATATACGGAAAAAATGTAATTAGAGAAGCAGTATTAAATAAAAGACCAATTTATAAAATGCATGTTGATGAAAAATCAACGGATACAAAGTTCATTAACTTTTTAGAACAAAACAATGTTAAATTCGTTAAAACTAATAAGGGTGAATTAAATAATCTGACAAACAATGGTGTACATAATGGTGTGGTTGCAGATGTTAAACCATATGAATATGTTTCACTAGAATCAGCGTTAGATGAATCTAAAGTTCAAAAGTTCTTAATGCTAGATGAAATTCAAGACCCACATAATTTAGGCGCGATTTTAAGAAGTGTTGAAGCAACTAAATTCGATGGTGTGATAGTTTCAAAGAGTAACCAAGTCGAATTGACAGGTGCAGTTGCGAAAACCTCAAGTGGAGCAATTGAACATGTGAAAATGATTTTAGTTTCAAATCTTTATCAAACCATCCTAAAGATGCAAGAAAAAGGATTTATAGCGATTGGGACTGCTGGAGAAGCAAAACATAGCTATACTGAAATTCCAAAAGATAAACCCCTAGTAATTATTATGGGAAATGAAGCAGAAGGGTTAAGACCATTAATTAAAAAAGGTTGCGACATGCTTGTTTCAATTCCGATGTTTGGTAAGGTTAATTCCTTAAATGTTTCTGTAGCAACAGCATTGATGCTA